The uncultured Desulfuromusa sp. genome has a segment encoding these proteins:
- a CDS encoding aminotransferase, translating to MQVSKHIEKIQPPPITEVKNWLAEQTFSADKPLVDLCQAVPSYSPPAELIQHLKSSLDDPATFKYSPDEGLPEVRQEVCDWYQRHYQGAPKPEQLCLSIGASQAFWLAVSTLCRPGDEVIIQLPAYFDHLMGLQALDIKPVYAPFDPANAGQPDLQTISRLINSKTRAILLVTPSNPTGAVIPAEQINAFFELAESNSISLILDETYNAFIGTAPHFLFNRSDWSHHFIQIASFGKTFALTGLRCGALIADQDFIQQALKVQDSMAVCQPRTAQLALKFGCQHLDGWIAKNGLIMRQRHDDFKTAFQGADTGFELIASGSFFAWVKHPWRDLTGRQAARRLVAEEHLICLPGEAFGPGLESYLRLSFGNIESSQIPEAVARLQQG from the coding sequence GTGCAAGTCTCAAAACACATAGAAAAGATCCAGCCACCACCGATAACGGAAGTTAAAAACTGGTTGGCTGAACAGACTTTTTCAGCCGATAAACCTCTGGTCGATTTGTGCCAGGCTGTCCCCAGCTATTCACCTCCTGCGGAGTTGATTCAACACTTAAAAAGTTCCCTTGATGATCCTGCAACCTTCAAGTACAGCCCCGATGAAGGTCTCCCTGAAGTTCGCCAAGAGGTTTGTGACTGGTATCAGCGACATTATCAAGGCGCACCGAAACCGGAACAACTCTGCTTGAGCATTGGCGCAAGTCAGGCTTTCTGGCTTGCTGTTTCAACCCTCTGTCGCCCTGGCGACGAGGTCATTATTCAGCTCCCCGCTTACTTTGATCACCTTATGGGATTGCAAGCTCTTGACATCAAACCAGTCTACGCCCCTTTTGATCCGGCGAACGCAGGACAACCTGATCTGCAGACGATCAGTCGTCTGATCAATTCGAAAACCCGCGCAATTTTACTGGTGACACCAAGTAACCCTACAGGGGCAGTCATTCCCGCTGAACAGATCAACGCATTTTTTGAATTAGCAGAGTCAAATAGCATCAGTTTGATTCTGGATGAAACCTATAATGCTTTTATCGGTACAGCCCCCCACTTTCTGTTTAACCGCTCCGACTGGTCACATCATTTTATCCAGATTGCATCATTCGGCAAAACCTTCGCCCTGACAGGTCTCCGCTGTGGAGCTTTGATAGCCGATCAGGACTTTATTCAGCAAGCTTTAAAAGTTCAGGATAGTATGGCGGTGTGTCAACCACGAACAGCGCAATTGGCTCTCAAGTTCGGATGTCAACATTTGGACGGCTGGATAGCAAAAAACGGCTTAATCATGCGACAGCGGCATGATGACTTCAAAACCGCCTTTCAGGGAGCAGACACCGGCTTCGAACTCATCGCCAGTGGTTCTTTTTTCGCCTGGGTTAAACACCCCTGGAGAGATCTGACCGGGCGTCAGGCTGCACGGCGATTGGTGGCGGAAGAACATCTTATCTGCCTTCCCGGGGAAGCCTTTGGACCGGGACTTGAATCTTATCTACGCTTATCTTTCGGTAATATTGAATCCAGCCAGATTCCTGAAGCCGTTGCCAGATTGCAGCAAGGCTAA
- a CDS encoding M20/M25/M40 family metallo-hydrolase produces MINQQRICDEFMRQAAIDSPSFKEAEMAKYLENRFKELGADIYFDDAGEKIGSNSGNMIARLPGTRAGEPLLLSVHMDTVTPADNVQPVLKDGIFTSAGETILGGDDKSGIVEIIEAIEVLKEQDIPYGPLEIVVSVCEEQGLLGAKNLDFTQFKAKRGVALDTTGTDIVINRAPAANRFKIEISGHEAHAGVCPEQGISAIQIAGRSIAKMVLGRIDPETTANIGTIHGGLAANIIPKQVTLRGEVRSHDINKLRQYTDQIISAVEEEVDKATITVGNETKRATMTLELKEDFSPMGVAEDAPILQIIREAGAALGRPQEIRAAGGGSDANVFNGNGIEMVIIATGMNKVHTINEQLAVADMVKTSELLVEIIRRA; encoded by the coding sequence ATGATCAACCAGCAAAGAATTTGTGATGAGTTCATGCGGCAGGCCGCTATTGACAGCCCATCTTTCAAAGAGGCCGAGATGGCAAAGTATCTGGAAAATCGGTTCAAAGAGCTTGGTGCCGACATCTATTTTGACGATGCCGGAGAAAAAATCGGCAGCAACAGTGGCAATATGATTGCCCGTCTGCCGGGAACCAGAGCAGGAGAGCCATTACTTTTATCAGTCCACATGGATACGGTCACCCCGGCTGACAATGTCCAACCGGTCTTGAAAGATGGTATTTTTACCAGTGCCGGGGAAACGATCCTGGGTGGTGATGATAAGTCCGGCATCGTTGAAATTATCGAAGCCATTGAAGTCCTCAAAGAACAGGACATTCCTTATGGGCCACTGGAAATTGTTGTTTCGGTCTGTGAGGAGCAGGGTCTTCTCGGAGCGAAAAATCTTGATTTCACACAATTCAAAGCCAAACGAGGGGTCGCACTAGATACGACCGGCACTGATATTGTCATTAATCGTGCCCCGGCTGCCAATCGCTTTAAAATTGAAATTTCCGGCCATGAAGCCCATGCCGGAGTTTGTCCCGAACAAGGGATATCTGCTATCCAGATTGCCGGTCGATCCATAGCAAAAATGGTTCTTGGGCGGATCGATCCTGAAACCACAGCCAACATTGGAACGATCCATGGAGGCCTCGCTGCGAATATCATCCCCAAGCAAGTGACCCTGCGCGGTGAAGTTCGCAGCCACGACATCAACAAGCTGCGTCAATATACAGACCAGATCATCAGTGCCGTTGAAGAGGAAGTGGATAAAGCCACTATCACTGTCGGTAATGAAACCAAACGCGCCACCATGACTTTGGAGTTAAAAGAAGATTTTTCTCCTATGGGTGTCGCTGAAGACGCCCCGATTCTGCAGATTATTCGCGAAGCCGGAGCGGCTTTGGGAAGGCCTCAGGAAATTCGTGCTGCCGGCGGTGGCTCCGATGCTAATGTCTTCAACGGCAATGGCATTGAAATGGTCATTATCGCGACAGGAATGAACAAAGTTCATACCATCAACGAACAACTTGCCGTTGCTGACATGGTCAAAACCAGCGAGTTGTTGGTAGAGATCATCCGCAGAGCGTAG
- a CDS encoding peptidoglycan DD-metalloendopeptidase family protein: MGMMSDFQPPRGSVDISRKNLKVRRWIVLIVLVVFAGGSLLFLSGGFRFSLEAREIPVEVTAPLLRSPEPVYEEIKNTVPAGSSITALLGEYFTAQEIHNLNLQSRDIFPFTKICAEQPYRILTRDGEFSSFIYEIDAEEQLVISREADHIHMERQPIIYDVATELVQGTIKNSLFNAIAKINESPELAYVLADIFGWDINFIHDLRVGDTFQALVEKRYREGVFRGYGKVLAAEFVNQKTTFKAIRFRDGDQKASFYNEKGENLRKAFLKAPLSFTRISSGFTLHRFHPILKSWKSHPAIDYVAPVGTPIKTVGDGSIHRIGYTKANGNFIEVRHSNGYATIYLHMKGFARGVKKGTRVSQGQVIGYLGGTGMATGPHLCFRMRRNGAPVNPTKIKAPASKSVSQQNMDKFQALAAPLLAQLDENRPLTQVAKLDLLSSPDQSQ, from the coding sequence ATGGGTATGATGAGCGATTTTCAACCGCCACGCGGGTCAGTGGACATATCCAGGAAGAATCTTAAGGTCCGTCGCTGGATTGTGTTGATTGTTTTGGTTGTTTTTGCCGGTGGTAGTTTGTTGTTTTTAAGTGGTGGTTTCCGTTTCAGCCTGGAAGCCAGAGAGATTCCGGTCGAGGTTACTGCTCCTCTCCTCCGTTCCCCTGAACCAGTCTATGAAGAGATAAAAAATACGGTTCCCGCCGGCTCTTCAATTACCGCTTTACTGGGAGAATATTTTACCGCTCAGGAAATTCACAATCTCAACCTGCAAAGTCGGGATATTTTCCCTTTCACAAAGATATGCGCGGAACAACCTTACCGGATTCTGACCCGGGATGGCGAATTCAGTTCTTTTATCTATGAAATTGACGCTGAAGAGCAGCTGGTGATCAGTCGTGAGGCGGATCACATTCATATGGAGCGCCAACCGATTATTTATGATGTCGCTACAGAGCTTGTTCAGGGGACAATAAAAAACAGCTTGTTTAATGCGATTGCAAAGATCAACGAATCGCCTGAGTTAGCCTATGTTCTTGCTGATATTTTTGGTTGGGATATCAACTTCATCCATGATCTTCGTGTCGGGGATACATTTCAGGCGCTGGTTGAGAAACGTTATCGAGAAGGTGTTTTTAGGGGCTATGGGAAAGTTCTTGCTGCTGAATTCGTGAATCAGAAGACAACATTCAAGGCGATTCGTTTTCGCGATGGTGATCAGAAAGCCTCCTTTTACAATGAAAAAGGTGAGAACCTGCGCAAGGCCTTCCTCAAAGCGCCTCTATCTTTTACCCGGATATCGTCCGGTTTCACGTTGCACCGCTTTCATCCGATTCTGAAATCCTGGAAATCACACCCTGCCATTGATTATGTTGCTCCGGTGGGAACCCCGATTAAAACTGTCGGTGATGGAAGTATTCACCGGATCGGCTATACCAAAGCGAACGGAAATTTTATTGAAGTTCGTCACAGTAATGGCTATGCAACGATTTATTTACATATGAAGGGTTTCGCTCGAGGAGTGAAAAAGGGAACACGGGTGAGTCAGGGGCAGGTGATTGGCTATTTGGGTGGTACCGGCATGGCAACCGGTCCCCATCTTTGCTTCAGGATGAGGCGTAACGGTGCACCTGTGAATCCGACGAAGATCAAGGCCCCGGCGTCAAAGTCTGTCAGTCAGCAGAATATGGACAAATTTCAAGCGCTTGCTGCTCCTCTTCTGGCACAATTGGATGAAAATCGGCCTTTGACTCAGGTTGCCAAGCTTGATCTTTTAAGCAGCCCTGATCAATCCCAATGA